A region of Chelonia mydas isolate rCheMyd1 chromosome 7, rCheMyd1.pri.v2, whole genome shotgun sequence DNA encodes the following proteins:
- the SLC25A45 gene encoding solute carrier family 25 member 45 isoform X4 — MPMEEFVAGWISGAVGLALGHPVDTVKVRLQTQSGYRGILDCVIKTYRNETAVVLAPVDLIKVRLQNQTHSYGLRSPVGGPGAQYRGPVHCGACIFREEGVLGLFRGTWALVLRDTPTMPVYFLIYVSLCRAVTAPGREPGPMTVFIAGGCAGTVSWALATPMDVIKARLQMDRVKGVSYHGVLDCIRISVQHEGPQVFLKGLALNSIRAFPVNAVTFLSYENILKLIR, encoded by the exons ATGCCCATGGAGGAGTTTGTGGCTGGCTGGATTTCAG gagctgtggggctggcctTGGGGCACCCAGTGGACACAGTGAAG GTGCGGCTGCAGACGCAGTCTGGCTATCGGGGGATCCTGGACTGCGTGATCAAAACGTACCGCAATGAAACG GCCGTGGTCCTGGCTCCTGTTGACCTGATCAAAGTTCGGCTACAGAACCAGACTCACTCCTATGGGCTGAGGAGTCCAGTGGGGGGCCCTGGAGCCCAGTACCGGGGCCCGGTGCACTGTGGTGCCTGCATATTCCGTGAAGAGGGGGTACTGGGCCTGTTCCGGGGCACCTGGGCCCTGGTGCTGCGAGATACACCCACTATGCCCGTCTACTTCCTCATCTACGTCAGCCTGTGCCGGGCTGTGACAGCGCCAGGGAGAGAACCGG GCCCGATGACAGTTTTCATAGCTGGGGGCTGTGCTGGCACAGTCTCCTGGGCCTTAGCCACGCCCATGGATGTGATCAAGGCCCGGCTCCAGATGGACCGGGTGAAGGGAGTGTCCTACCACGGGGTCTTGGATTGCATCCGCATCAGCGTTCAGCATGAGGGACCCCAGGTTTTCCTAAAGGGCCTTGCCCTGAACAGCATCCGTGCCTTCCCTGTCAACGCGGTGACCTTCTTGAGCTACGAGAACATCCTGAAACTCATCCGctga
- the SLC25A45 gene encoding solute carrier family 25 member 45 isoform X1, which produces MPMEEFVAGWISGAVGLALGHPVDTVKVRLQTQSGYRGILDCVIKTYRNETVLGFFKGMSFPLLSVALVNSVMFGAYSNALLYLSATHHHERRANPPSYAHVLTAGSFSGLMQAVVLAPVDLIKVRLQNQTHSYGLRSPVGGPGAQYRGPVHCGACIFREEGVLGLFRGTWALVLRDTPTMPVYFLIYVSLCRAVTAPGREPGPMTVFIAGGCAGTVSWALATPMDVIKARLQMDRVKGVSYHGVLDCIRISVQHEGPQVFLKGLALNSIRAFPVNAVTFLSYENILKLIR; this is translated from the exons ATGCCCATGGAGGAGTTTGTGGCTGGCTGGATTTCAG gagctgtggggctggcctTGGGGCACCCAGTGGACACAGTGAAG GTGCGGCTGCAGACGCAGTCTGGCTATCGGGGGATCCTGGACTGCGTGATCAAAACGTACCGCAATGAAACG GTCCTAGGCTTCTTTAAGGGGATGAGTTTCCCACTGCTGAGCGTGGCCCTGGTCAACTCAGTGATGTTTGGGGCCTACAGCAATGCCCTGCTGTACCTGAGTGCCACCCACCACCACGAACGCCGTGCCAACCCCCCCAGCTACGCCCATGTCCTCACTGCTGGCAGCTTCTCCGGCCTGATGCAG GCCGTGGTCCTGGCTCCTGTTGACCTGATCAAAGTTCGGCTACAGAACCAGACTCACTCCTATGGGCTGAGGAGTCCAGTGGGGGGCCCTGGAGCCCAGTACCGGGGCCCGGTGCACTGTGGTGCCTGCATATTCCGTGAAGAGGGGGTACTGGGCCTGTTCCGGGGCACCTGGGCCCTGGTGCTGCGAGATACACCCACTATGCCCGTCTACTTCCTCATCTACGTCAGCCTGTGCCGGGCTGTGACAGCGCCAGGGAGAGAACCGG GCCCGATGACAGTTTTCATAGCTGGGGGCTGTGCTGGCACAGTCTCCTGGGCCTTAGCCACGCCCATGGATGTGATCAAGGCCCGGCTCCAGATGGACCGGGTGAAGGGAGTGTCCTACCACGGGGTCTTGGATTGCATCCGCATCAGCGTTCAGCATGAGGGACCCCAGGTTTTCCTAAAGGGCCTTGCCCTGAACAGCATCCGTGCCTTCCCTGTCAACGCGGTGACCTTCTTGAGCTACGAGAACATCCTGAAACTCATCCGctga
- the SLC25A45 gene encoding solute carrier family 25 member 45 isoform X2, with product MPMEEFVAGWISGAVGLALGHPVDTVKVRLQTQSGYRGILDCVIKTYRNETVLGFFKGMSFPLLSVALVNSVMFGAYSNALLYLSATHHHERRANPPSYAHVLTAGSFSGLMQAVVLAPVDLIKVRLQNQTHSYGLRSPVGGPGAQYRGPVHCGACIFREEGVLGLFRGTWALVLRDTPTMPVYFLIYVSLCRAVTAPGREPGERGSGLEGAIHLAGGRDCRELGFLLRNLHPYQSL from the exons ATGCCCATGGAGGAGTTTGTGGCTGGCTGGATTTCAG gagctgtggggctggcctTGGGGCACCCAGTGGACACAGTGAAG GTGCGGCTGCAGACGCAGTCTGGCTATCGGGGGATCCTGGACTGCGTGATCAAAACGTACCGCAATGAAACG GTCCTAGGCTTCTTTAAGGGGATGAGTTTCCCACTGCTGAGCGTGGCCCTGGTCAACTCAGTGATGTTTGGGGCCTACAGCAATGCCCTGCTGTACCTGAGTGCCACCCACCACCACGAACGCCGTGCCAACCCCCCCAGCTACGCCCATGTCCTCACTGCTGGCAGCTTCTCCGGCCTGATGCAG GCCGTGGTCCTGGCTCCTGTTGACCTGATCAAAGTTCGGCTACAGAACCAGACTCACTCCTATGGGCTGAGGAGTCCAGTGGGGGGCCCTGGAGCCCAGTACCGGGGCCCGGTGCACTGTGGTGCCTGCATATTCCGTGAAGAGGGGGTACTGGGCCTGTTCCGGGGCACCTGGGCCCTGGTGCTGCGAGATACACCCACTATGCCCGTCTACTTCCTCATCTACGTCAGCCTGTGCCGGGCTGTGACAGCGCCAGGGAGAGAACCGGGTGAGAGGGGAAGTGGACTGGAGGGGGCTATCCATCTTGCCGGGGGAAGAGACTGTAGGGAACTGGGATTCCTGTTGCGTAAT